TTCCGACAATGTGAACGAGAACGGACTTTGTGAGAGGTGCGCCCATGTTATGCACGAAGCATAGTGATACAAAATTACAGGATCTAGGCGGGGGAGTCTCTCGCAGGATTCTGGCATATACTGAAAAATTAATGATCGTCGAAGTAAATTTTTTAGCTGGAAGTGTCGGAACAGTTCACACTCACCCGCATTCACAAAATGTGTATATAATTTCAGGAAAATTTAAATTTGACGTCAACGGCCAAGAAATAGAAGTCAGCGCAGGGGACTCGCTTGCATTTGAGCCGAATTTACCGCACGGGACTCTTTGTCTTGAAGCTGGGACTCTGTTAGATATATTTACGCCCATGAGAGAAGATTTCTTGAAATAAATCATTAAAGCGTTTGAATCCTTCTGTGAAATATCAGACGGTAA
This genomic stretch from Synergistaceae bacterium harbors:
- a CDS encoding cupin domain-containing protein, with the protein product MLCTKHSDTKLQDLGGGVSRRILAYTEKLMIVEVNFLAGSVGTVHTHPHSQNVYIISGKFKFDVNGQEIEVSAGDSLAFEPNLPHGTLCLEAGTLLDIFTPMREDFLK